The Bacteroidales bacterium DNA window TCTCGATTTTTACTTTTTTGCCCACACTACACGACAAATTGAGTCTCAGTATGTAAATCTTCTATCAAAGATTTACGGATTTGATATCCAGGCCGGATACACATGGGGAAAAGGCGATCTCGCTGTCGGAATACCGGGACTTAAAGCCGACATGACAAATTTTAACCTGAACATTGAATATAACTACAAATGGAACAACCTGAATATTAATCCCGGATTTTATTTTTACCATAATACGCTCAACAGCGATCCGTATAAAGCAGAAAACCAATCTTATTTTGAAGGAAAACGCTTATTATATTCATTTGCACCAAGTATCCGCCTTGATTATAAATTGTTTGAAAAGTTACGTTTTATCGGGGCGTTGCGACTGGAAAAAAATAATCATCCGGATAAGGCATATTTAACCTGGCAACTGGTAGGTAATTATAAATTTAATGAGAACAGCCTTATCCGTGCAGTATATTCAAGGGCCAATAAAAGTCCGTTCATGATGGATATCAACATTAATTCGACTGTCCATACGAGTATCGGACATGAGAAAGACATCGGCATCCGGATGATGGGGAATAAAGATCTTAAACTGGCAGTGATGGATATGTTTGAATTGGGTTATCGTCAGAAAATAGGAGAATATATCCTGTTGAATGCCGAATTATTTTATACAAGGATTAAAGATTTAAATATATCCGGAATGGATGAAATGCATGTCTATGGACAAAAAATACAGATTCCCCCGACCAATACATATATCCTGAGAGATTTTTATCCCTATTATATGGCCTATTCCTTTAAGAACATCCCGGAAGTCCAAAAGCAACTGGGAGCCACATTGGAGTTAGGGATTATAGTGAATAATGATCTTAATTTCAGGCTTTGGGGAACATTACAGGAAACAAGAACAGAAAAGCACAATGAAAATCCCTTAACGATGATGGCTCTTGGCGAAGAGGTCATCTGGAATCCTTCAAAATATGAATTCAGTGAAAACGATTATCAAATCCCCGGCATAACCATAGAGCCCGAATTGGTTGACAAGAAATCGAAATCCACTCCTTCTTTTTATGGAGGCTATGAAATGAATTGGAAATTCGCCCAAAAGTTCTCCTTCTTTTCCAATGGTTATGGATTTTCCAAACAAGATCTTTCAACGTATAATATTGTTCGCATGGATATTAAAGCCAAAATGTTAATCAATGCCAGGGTATCCTATCATTTCATTGAAAATTCGGCCCTATCGTTTTCCGTAAATAATATCCTGAATGCTACTACCCAGGAATACGAATTTATGGATAAAGTAGGAACATATTGGAATTTAGGCCTGAATGTTAAATTTTGATTGTACCTAAAAAAGTGGTGGACACAACAAATCCGACCTGGCGGATTGAATCATCTATTTCGGGAAAGTTTACCAATTTATAAGTTAATATCCCATGTACGATAATAACGAACATAAATGATATTGTAGTTGTATGAAATGGATATCATATATTTTAGTTACCTTTTTAACTTCAGGTTGGGTATTCGGGCAGACTAATTTCTTCACCCAGTTATCCGACTCCGCATTTACACTGACAAAACAACGGGTTCAATACGATCCTGCATATTTTCAGATGAGTTATCCGAACGGAGATGTACCTCCCAATAAAGGAGTCTGTACGGATGTTGTGATTCGTGCATACAGAAAGCTGGGTATCGATTTGCAGAAAGAAGTCCATGAGGACATGAAAGCTAATTTTAATAAATATCCGAAGATATGGGGACTTACCCGTCCTGATAAAAACATAGACCACAGACGTGTTCCTAACTTAATGACATTTTTCTCCAGGCATGGTACAACAAAAAAAATCTCACAGGAACCCGGCGAGTATCAACCGGGGGATATTGTTTGCTGGGATCTCGGACAAGGAACAACTCATATTGGAATAGTTTCAGGTGTCAGGTCAGGAGATAAACAAAGATACCTAATCATTCATAATATCGGAGGAGGACAGGTCCTGGAGGATTGTTTGTTCAGGTTTAAAATAACAGGACATTACACATATAAAAAATAAATGATGAATACGAAGTTTGATTCATTAGGACTGATAAGTGTAAATTCCATCTAAAAACACCGTGAGTGTTGCATAATTTTCCACTCCACTAGTCACATAATTTTCAGAAGCCCGATGACAGGTAAAAAACTGTAGGTTATCAAATTTATGATTCATCCTGTTTCAGAGCACAGATACCGATTCTACAATGAATCCGCCCACTCGGTTATGTCATTTATAAATCCGTTTTTCTCAACTCAAATTGTATATTCAACAGATTTGTTATTTCTTTGCACATTCTACAAAGCGTTAAAAATGTTTGTTTATTGGATAAAATATTGATTTGAATAAATTATTGGAATCCTGTTCCTTATGAAGATATCTCTTTTTATGCATTTGCAAAGGTTTCTTATAGTATTCTTGTTTTCACTTTTCAATTGTTTGGTTCTTTTCTCACAACCAAAACCCATAGAAAAATTAACCCATGAGGATATCACCTCTATGAGTTTCGATGAACTATCGGCCTATTCGCTGGAGGATATAATGAAAATTGCGGAGAAGGTCGGTATTACCACAGATGACCTATTCAATATGCTTCTGAACAAAGATGTATCTATTGCTTCAAAACAAGATGAAAGCTATTTCGATACGCCTCTTTCTACATCGGTACTAACGGCAGGGGATATCAGACGATCAGGTGTCTTATCTATACCTGAAGCCTTGAGGTTATTACCCGGCGTTATTGTCCGTGAAAAAACCAACGGCAATTATGATGTTCATCTCCGGAGTAGCAATAACATTGCAGGGCAACAAAGTTTATTCTCCGAAAATACATTAACCCTTGTGATGCTTGACGGAAGAGAGGTATATACCTATGTTACGGGTGGGACATTCTGGGAATCACTACCTATCGGGCTGGTAGATATTGAACGGATCGAGGTGATCCGCGGGGCTGCCAGTGCTATGTACGGTGCCAATGCCGTAACGGGTGTCATCAATATCATCACAAAAAAGACATCTTCCGAAAGGGTTTCCGTTGAGGCGAACATCTCTACCGGAGGATACACGGATCCACCTGCCTATTCTCCGGCTGTTGGCGGCGTAGGCACCCAATCGCTTTCCGCTTCGTTTAACCTGAATGAAAAATTCAAATTCAGGTTGTCGGGAAATTATACTTACAGGGACCGGGCACAATCCGATATTTATTTTTTCCTATCAGAGAGATTACAGGTATCGGACCCTGTTTATTATCCGGTGGATTCGGTAGTAATCCAGGGGTCAGACCCCAAGAAAATGTTTAAAAATCCGAACCGGGGGTTACAGGCATATGGGGTCAACGGATTGATGTCATATGTAATCAACCCGGATATCTATTTTGACCTGACTACAGGACTTCAAAGATCCACAGCCATCTCATCCAATCTGGATTTTTATTTTTTTGCCCATACCACCCGGCAAATGGAAACCCAATATTTCAATCTCCGGTCTAAAATTCACGGGTTCAACATCCAGGCGGGTTATATGTGGGGATACGGTGATATGGCTATGGGAATACCCGGTTTGAAGAGTGACATGGGGAATTTTAATTTCAATATAGACTATAATTACAGGTGGAATAATATAAACATCAATCCAGGTTTTTACTTTGCTTACAATACCATGAACGGGGACAAGAACAATCAATCCTTTTTCCACGGAAAACAGGTCCTCCGTTCATATGCGCCCAGCCTTCGCCTCGATTATACGCCATGTGAACAACTACGCTTCATTGGGGCATTGAGACTGGAAAAAAATGAAATTCCCGATAAAGCTTACCTGACATGGCAACTCGCAGGGAATTACAAATTCAATGAAAACAGCCTGATCCGTGCCGTATATTCAAGAGCCAACCGTAGTCCTTTTATGATGGATGTTCGTATTAATTCGACCGTATCATTGGACTTCGGACAATTGCAAACCAATCCTGACGACCCGAAAAATATAGTCAATATCGGAATGAGGGGAGATGAAAACCTGAAACTGGCTATAATGGATATGTATGAACTGGGGTACCGACAGAAAATCGGAAATCATATTTTATTGAATGTAGAATTATTTCACTCCAGGATCAAAGATCTGAATGCGGCAGAGTTAAAAGAAATGCGGGTTACTTTCGGCGATCCTCAGGTATTGCGTTTTTACCCGTATTTGATGGATTTTTCTTTTGAAAATATTTCTGACAAGCAGGAGCAAACAGGTGGAACCATCGAGATAGGCGTTGTTGC harbors:
- a CDS encoding TonB-dependent receptor gives rise to the protein MSTGGYTDPPAYSPAVGGVGTQSLSASFNLNEKFKFRLSGNYTYRDRAQSDIYFFLSERLQVSDPVYYPVDSVVIQGSDPKKMFKNPNRGLQAYGVNGLMSYVINPDIYFDLTTGLQRSTAISSNLDFYFFAHTTRQMETQYFNLRSKIHGFNIQAGYMWGYGDMAMGIPGLKSDMGNFNFNIDYNYRWNNININPGFYFAYNTMNGDKNNQSFFHGKQVLRSYAPSLRLDYTPCEQLRFIGALRLEKNEIPDKAYLTWQLAGNYKFNENSLIRAVYSRANRSPFMMDVRINSTVSLDFGQLQTNPDDPKNIVNIGMRGDENLKLAIMDMYELGYRQKIGNHILLNVELFHSRIKDLNAAELKEMRVTFGDPQVLRFYPYLMDFSFENISDKQEQTGGTIEIGVVANKQLSFRLWGTLQHTEIRKHNRNSSTMMKLGEVFAAAVISGRLNDYKVDDNDYRFLDTDLTTDLVSVKSESTPSFYGGYEMTWKIGKKVSLFSNGYGFTEQSYANQFYSADIKSKMLINAKIGYHFVENATLSLSVNNILNATSQEYGFMDKVGTQWYLGFNVKF
- a CDS encoding TonB-dependent receptor; amino-acid sequence: MFSQPKPVEELTRNDVLSMSFDELSVYSLEEIMKIAEIVGVSTDDLFKLLLNKDISIASKQEESYFDTPLSTSVLTAADIQRSGALSIPEALRLLPGIIVREKTNGNYDVHIRSSNNIAGQQSMFSENTLSLVMIDGRSVYNYITGGTFWESLPIGLADIERIEVIRGPASAMYGANAVTGVINIITQKASPEKLSIQANFNTGGAINPSESASSVGGIGTQSLAALFNVNNKLKFKVSGNYTYRERTQSDIFFFMTDRFPVLTASLATSSAKYYPVDSVVIHGVDPKKMFRNPNRALQAYGVNGLASYSVNNDVHFDLTTGMQRSDVISSNLDFYFFAHTTRQIESQYVNLLSKIYGFDIQAGYTWGKGDLAVGIPGLKADMTNFNLNIEYNYKWNNLNINPGFYFYHNTLNSDPYKAENQSYFEGKRLLYSFAPSIRLDYKLFEKLRFIGALRLEKNNHPDKAYLTWQLVGNYKFNENSLIRAVYSRANKSPFMMDININSTVHTSIGHEKDIGIRMMGNKDLKLAVMDMFELGYRQKIGEYILLNAELFYTRIKDLNISGMDEMHVYGQKIQIPPTNTYILRDFYPYYMAYSFKNIPEVQKQLGATLELGIIVNNDLNFRLWGTLQETRTEKHNENPLTMMALGEEVIWNPSKYEFSENDYQIPGITIEPELVDKKSKSTPSFYGGYEMNWKFAQKFSFFSNGYGFSKQDLSTYNIVRMDIKAKMLINARVSYHFIENSALSFSVNNILNATTQEYEFMDKVGTYWNLGLNVKF
- a CDS encoding DUF1287 domain-containing protein, encoding MKWISYILVTFLTSGWVFGQTNFFTQLSDSAFTLTKQRVQYDPAYFQMSYPNGDVPPNKGVCTDVVIRAYRKLGIDLQKEVHEDMKANFNKYPKIWGLTRPDKNIDHRRVPNLMTFFSRHGTTKKISQEPGEYQPGDIVCWDLGQGTTHIGIVSGVRSGDKQRYLIIHNIGGGQVLEDCLFRFKITGHYTYKK